CCTTTTATAGTGTAAGAGATCAAGTTTCAGAAGATGGAATAATCCCgtgaataataatgtacTATAATGAAACTCTTAAGttgataaaataagaaaaaaaaaatacataaatacatacatatatatatattatatacatttatttctatatatatatatatatataaatatatatgtgtttaTGTGTTTATGTTTACATATgcattatttattttattccATGCTGTTGTATATGTTCTTACTAATTTTCTGAAAATATGTGCAAAGTGcacttaaaaaaaaaaaaaaaataaaaaaaaacaatatacgtatatatatcttatgACTGCTAAGCACCATTATTTAactttattttaaatatcaatgcataaaaataattttttttactgtaacctaaaaaaacaatatttGATATTAGAATTCACAAATATTAAGTAATAATGAAGGATCAATTGAAGATGTATATAACAAAAAGATCAGTGGAGGaagtaatataaaaaactTCTCAAAGGATattaacaataatatatatatagaaacTAATAGAAGAGAAAGACGTATAAAGAGGAATAAGTATTTACTTTCattgtataataatacaaatataaagaCATCGAACTTTATTTATCCATTATTTATACACGAAgaagtaaaaaaaaaaaaataaataaatatataattgtacGTATAAATGAACgtaaaaatttttataaagatatatataaaatatgtttatatggacttataaatataaataaataaataaatatatatatatatatatatgtgtatatttttttttttaggaTGTGGAAAAGAAACATACTCAATTAGAGGGTATTTATACTTATAACGTAGATggtataataaaagaaatagaggaatgtataaaattaaatattcatcATTTTATGTTCTTTCCAGTAATAAGGGAAGAAAGTAAAACCGTGTATTGTGAAGAATCATATAACGAAAATAGCTACTTTTGTAAAACCATATCACgaattaaagaaaaattttcAGGTGACATTATAGTATATGCAGATGTGGCATTAGATCcatataacatatatgGACATGATGGAATATATGATGACaagaaaaaggaaatacTCAATGATATTACTGTTCATACTCTTGTTAAGCAGGTAATGAtttatcaatatatttcattgaaaaaaaaaaaaaaaaaatgaattagtttattataatataatataatatatattatattataaggTTATAAACTTgtatgttatataaatatttatttatttatttatttatttatgaaCTTCTTTTTCCTGATTAGTCTTTATGTTTGGCTAAGAGTGGAGCTGATGTTGTTTGCCCGAGTGATTCTATGGACAAAAGAATTGAACtgataagaaaaaatttggactttcataattttagagatattttaattttatctTATACATGCAAATATTCCTCTAGTATGTATAAGCCGTTTCGATCAATCTTAAATTCTAACATATTGAAAAATTTTGTTAAAAACAAGCAATCTTATCAGCACGATTTTAATAGTTATATGGACCTAAACAATGTGGATAAACgtaaaaaaagaaaatataagataataataaattgtaaaataaggaaatatatacatttgtACATTTAgttttacatatatatatatatatatatatatatatatatatatatgtatgtatttttttttttttttttttttttttttctttgttGCAGATATTATAGAGGGGGCtgatataataatggtAAAACCATCAATGTTTTATTTAGACATAATacacaaaataaaaaatcgAATTAAAGATGATGTACAGATTCCTATAGCTGTTTATAACGTTTCTGGTGaatatatgatgataaagaattatgtgaaatatttaaatgaagatataaattatgaaaatgaaataataacaGAATTATTCAAAAGTTATTTAAGAGCTGGTGctaatattataataacatacTTTGCTAAGCAGTATGgtttatatatgaaaaaattatatgataaagatataataattgatgataattcaaataataatttt
This is a stretch of genomic DNA from Plasmodium reichenowi strain SY57 chromosome 14, whole genome shotgun sequence. It encodes these proteins:
- a CDS encoding porphobilinogen synthase, putative, with translation MLKSDGVLLLYILIINLICCLNGNSKKRAYILNTPKSSNCKRSSFRRWNNPVNNNNSQILSNNEGSIEDVYNKKISGGSNIKNFSKDINNNIYIETNRRERRIKRNKYLLSLYNNTNIKTSNFIYPLFIHEEDVEKKHTQLEGIYTYNVDGIIKEIEECIKLNIHHFMFFPVIREESKTVYCEESYNENSYFCKTISRIKEKFSGDIIVYADVALDPYNIYGHDGIYDDKKKEILNDITVHTLVKQSLCLAKSGADVVCPSDSMDKRIELIRKNLDFHNFRDILILSYTCKYSSSMYKPFRSILNSNILKNFVKNKQSYQHDFNSYMDLNNVDKHIIEGADIIMVKPSMFYLDIIHKIKNRIKDDVQIPIAVYNVSGEYMMIKNYVKYLNEDINYENEIITELFKSYLRAGANIIITYFAKQYGLYMKKLYDKDIIIDDNSNNNFNIELTL